In the Lates calcarifer isolate ASB-BC8 unplaced genomic scaffold, TLL_Latcal_v3 _unitig_4112_quiver_405, whole genome shotgun sequence genome, gtgaaagcaAATGAGAAACAGACACAACTTAAGTGTGTACAGGCAGGTTTCTACTGCACATTGTTCTTTTTGTCCTTAAAGtccaaatgaaatcaaattagTCATAATCCCTTTTTACAGTGAAATCTTGTAacgtgataaaaaaaaaaacacttttaatcaCTGGACagtaatactactactactactaccactactaataataataatatcatcatcattttgcaaATACAGAGTTAGGAACTTTCTGAAGAGCCTTTTCTGCCAACCTAACTGTGCATCCTTGTACACATGGTCTTAGTAGATCTTAATATAACTTAGAGCCAAGCATTTATCACAAGGCTGTGCGATATGACGATATATATCGCATGACTTTCATCATTTGGATGATGGTTTGCAGTCACCCCACCACATGGATGCAGGCAGAAACGTGAATACCAGCATGGCGAGTGTAAGTGAGATGGAACCAAATAGACTCCAAAGGGTCAACACAAATCGAGGAGCTCGTTCCTAAACAAGGGGCTGTAGTGCGGTGGTGGTTTGGTTACGAAAAGTCAGACACAGACCAGAAAACAGCACTTTGCAAATGATGCCGCACACTAGTCCCACCACCAACCTCTTCTACCACCTATGAAAGAACCACGTCAAAGAATATGGAGAGAGTTTATGAATGAGAGGCACAAGAGAACGGTCAGATGCTCAGAACAAACCCCAGAGTTCAGTGTTAGAGCAGGCTTTTGCCTGCGGCACACCATACAACAAAGACTCACAAAGACATAACAGACATGGCCTCAATCTACACAGTCTAGAAACAGGTGTTTCGTGCACTGGTGAAAACAGTCAAATCCAGGTACACAATGCCAAGCCAAAAACACCTCACACAAGTTGAGTTGCGTCACATATGAATGAGTATCATTCATTTTTGAGtacataatttaaaatgtaaaaaagaaattgtCCTTTCCATGTGGTCATTATATATAAACTATTAAATCATTGAATGTACAGATAATATATTATGTAGTGATATATACTGTTATCGTGATATGAGAAGATAGAGAGTTATAGTTCTCTAGACCTGAAGTAAGAAAGGCAAAAATTACTTTTTCttcaaccacagacagaaatggTTTGACCTTAGGATACTTCTCTTCAGctaaaaacaagactaaaaatTATTTGTACTTGGTTTTCAAAGTttagaccaaaaaaaaatcccatttttCTGACAGACAGCCTGGTATGGGTTGGAATTAAACTGTCTTCCATTATTTCAACTGTCCAAATAGCAAAATTAACCTCTGGCCCAACATATCCCTGGGTCCTCGGGCCAAGTCCAGCCCATATACTTCCACATCTGGGCTCTTATCCTCCAGAGTTGGTTCAGAAGTGGAAGTTGCATCTGACATCATTCTCTGCAGACTTGGCCAAGGAACCAGGCATATATTGAGCctagaaaaaacacagatatgtGTCCAAGTATTCACCACAATAATTTTGCTATCTGCTAGGTGGGGCAAATATAATTATCTTAAATATACAAGGCATCCAACACATACTATCATCAAAACAGTTTTTAGGGCAACCACACAGGGTTGACTAGaagatataatatataattcTATGTTTAATTTCCCACTGTGGGCtaaataaaggattatcttattatcttatcttccttatcaaaatgaaacaatataaCATAACAGGACCTAAAAAAGTTTTTGAGTGATAAATCAAAAATGGTCCTTCAGCTTTCTGGGCTCTGACTGGGTGTGTCAGCGCATGTGGGAGCACAGAGTAACTGTTGCACATGATGATGGAGAAGAATGTGGAGTAAAACTTAatctgagagagagatgtttcttCAGATCAGATGTTTTGTCACACAGTGGctactaataacattaatgccGGCTCCAATGCACTGCAGTAATTGCTGGAATGGGGCCATCGGGTTATTAGTTCCATCAGTGCTTTTGCTGCCATGACAAGTCAAACTGTTTGTTGTGAAAATAGTCTATGAATCTGATTCATTTGGGAACAATGAAGAAACCAGAGTGTAGATTAGGGAAAGTGCACTTTGGAGTATagtgtgtgtatagtgtgtttttctgtaaaaacaTCCTCACATGTTGCTCTGGACTGAAGAATCCCTCTTTCTCCCACCACTGATACCAGCTGGACTCCACATACTCTGGACTGTATGAGGATGGGAATGGTAAGCTGGTGTCtgcaaaataattttaaaaaagcttctTTAGGATCTACAGAGATATACAACATGTAGACAAGCTAGTGCTGGAAAAGTCCAACAAACCACAGGAAATCCTCACCTTTCTTTGTCCCAGGAGGTGTTGGAGCAGTATACAGTATCTTCTCCTTCTCACTCCATGTCACTGATTTATCCTCAGAAGTCTAGAAACATTGAAATAAAGGTGGGTCAATAATTAAGATTTTTTGTTGTATATTATAACATTTGGTTAATATGTCTGGATGTGACAGGACAGCATGGGCAGTCATAGAAATCCCTGAACATATTGTAACTGTCCTATGCTATGCTAactttttatatgatttctACATCTATGTGATGAAGTATTGATTTGTCAGGTAGTCAGTTTGCTAGATTAAGCAAACAGAACGACAAAAGTCAGTGCACTCACTCATTAGTGAGACCTCATTTTCGTTTGTTTAACTATTTTGTATATCCGcctttatttttgatgacagCTGTTCTCcacagatgatttttttcagcttcTCTATGCTGGAGgagttttgttattttatgtcTATTAGATTCAAGGCAGGACATTATTGGGTCAGGTCAtggttttcactttttttcatctgtgatttTGCAGAATGTTTGGGATCATTGTCGTTTTGGAGAATATCCCACCAGCACCCTTGACCTGCACAACAGTGCAAGGGCCCAATCAACACTGCATACagccttttatttgtttgtttgtttgttttactcttaAATCTTTTTTTAGTTATACACATTGAAGTATGGAGTGTCATCATTAAGGCTTTGTATGAGTGAGCGTATTCATCAGAATAAAGTAGATTATGCAGCAGCTAAATTATTTGAGAGTGCAGTGGTTCCCCCTCAAATAACATATGTGAGAACTTGATTTTAGGCCTATAACACCACCCTCAACTAGCTCTCAACGGCCAAGAAACTGCTCGCCTTCACACAAATAACTGAAACGTGAATTGTGGTTTCAGGCTTTTTCAGTCTATTTCTTTCCATTCTGTGCATGAAACTCCAGCACACAGTAGCACCATGGATGAAGATGACCTGTTTGGACATTGATGGAatactgaagctgctgctgctgttgctgacATGTTGCTTTCACTACACAGTCTGTGAGGAAAATAAACCTCTACAAAGTTGGACCTATTCtacaacacactgaaacatgtgACTACTCTAGAACAGGATTTTAAACTGTAGAACGGGATGCTCCGTCAAAACAATCACAGGTTCAGCTGAACCACAGATGAACTGGAGCTGAACGGGCAGGTGTGTCAGAGAACTTCAGCATCATGTGGTGCATATATTTCAGGCAAATGTAGGCCAGGCAAATGTAGGCCACATCATATTGTGGCACATTCTGCCCTGTGTTTCCTTTCTATCTATTACAGTATCAGTAATCTgtcaaatatacagtattaccTTATAGCAAAACTGAGGTGGTAACTGCTCTGACAGTACATATAATTATTAGCTTCTGGAATGTATGGCAAACTGACCACATGTCCCCTTTGCAGGTACTGGACTTGTTTTAATATATCAGTACAAATCCATGGAGGGAAAAATATCTTCACACACAGTGATATATCACCATAATATTATTTCCTGCTGCATGTAGGtgtaattcagtgttttatattCCATATGTCTTGCCTTAGATGGAACAGTCTCCAGCACTTACTTTTTCCTAATGCTTCTTTCCTACTTACACTGTGTTTACTGGTCAGTATAGCCTCTTCCCGCTCTCGTCTACGCCTCTGTTTCTCAGCTTGGGGCCGTGGAGAGGACTTTGGCAGAGATGCTGAAGGTTTTGGTGGGTTACTGGAACAGAGTCTGGCTGCTCCTCTCCCTGCCAGCCTCAAACTGAGGACACGACCGACCCTCAGCATCTTCAAGATCACACTGTCAAGTCATGAAAAAGTCGACAGTTGATTCAGAGAAGCTAAACAGTGAAATACGTTTATCTGCAATGAGTCAATATTACAACAACACTTACTGTGTTTTCAAAACACTGAATGCACAATGTCAGTCAGAGCACTTCAGTTTAGCCACTTCGTCATTGTAAACCCGAAAAAATCCGTTTACACAACGTTTCTAATTACACTTAAACATTACGACGCTGTGTAACCTCGCAGAATAATTGCGTCAATTCATGTTATTATAGAATAATGCacaatttttcttttattctcgGCATAAGTGTGCTGTTTTTTGGCGGACTGTTAAAACTAACGGACAGCAGGAAATGACCATTGTCCGTCTAGAAATATCTTCCCCACAACACTACTTCTGTCAAGCTAGACTGAGAGAAACCtatttagatttaaaaataaaagaacttGTAGAAATTACGTTCATTACAAATGCATTATTAATGTCTAAAATGTAGCTTCCTTACATATATAATATTATGATATACCACAGTGTTTTGGcgtgattttatttgtttgtgcgACACCGCGAGTCACTCAGCTGATAATAATTTTGACATGGAAACATTAAACTTCCGTTTTCAGTCTTGCTAAGTAACTAACTCATTTTATGGCTTGACTGTGTGTTGGCCACAGCTATTAGTGTTCAACACATCATAATCGTCAGGTCAACAACCTTCAGTGTTAATACAGTCTGTGATTTAAAGAAACTAGGTGAGCAACTGTAGCTGTCATAGCGCTGTTTTACAGATACTCCAGTTCTTTTATATCTTTAAGCTAGCTAACGGTAGCGTTAGCAAAGGAGCTCCAGGGATGGCGGAGGTTCCCGGGACATCAAGTGAGACGATAACGGAGACCGTTCAGACTAATACACCGCCGCCGCCCCAGCAGGTAAGTAATGAGGAGCTCGTTGTGAGGACGGGTTGGTTGTTTTGTTAACCGGTGGTTCTGTATGGCACCAGAGCGGGTCCAGTACCAACGAGGCCGCGCTGCTTCTAGACAGCGTTTGAGTATCATTCTGAAGTAATAGCATGGCTTTCAGCTCTGCCGTATGACGCTGGACGAGGCCCGTGTTAGTTACGTTAAGCTCCTTTAATGACAGTGCCCGTCAGGATATTAGTCATGTATTGTCCTTACAGCCATGTATGTTCCAAATGTCGCCATGTTACATTATGCGTTAATCGATAACTTCAGGTTGCGGTTTTCTGAACGAGGTTCTTGAACGGGTTCAGGTGTGGTTCTGGACCTAGATAGATAGACACTAGATATTATACCCAGGTCTTCCTGGTGACACTGATTCAGACCTGAGATTTGGACAATGCTGTGTTTCCAAGTGTGTACCAACAGTTGTGTTGGGCCTCTTTTTACAGCTTTGAGATGAACTCAAAGGCAGACTGCCGGCCAGACCTTATTGCCCACCATCACTGCTGGACCTCACTAATGTGGAACATCAGATTTTGGGGTGGAGGCTGATATAGTAGCACATTAATGCCTATGGTTTTGAAATCACATGTTCAACTATCAGATGTGGCTGGAATGTCCAGGTTCTCATAAACTTAGTTCAAGTGTCCACGTACTTAAGGCCTTATTGTATATTATTTGCCACAAATCTTTCCAGTCCCACTGATATCCATTAAGTGGTGAGAACTTAATTAGAACTTAATCAATTATTGAAAAGATGATGATGTTAATGCTCAGCATGAGCTGTTTGCTTAAAGGGAACCATGCTCCTGAATCTTACATGTTGTTGATCAGTTACTGGATGTTTCTTCCAAATAATGTAGATTTTACAAcctaatttttaatttttaagttTTACCTTTGCTTTTTTGCCAGGACCCATTTTCATGAACTTCAAGCCAGAACCTTCACAGAGGAATTTGTAGGACTTTACATGCATTAGGAGCGTGGGTAATGGGAGCACCTATGTAACGCACACAGTGAATAGAAAGTCCCAGAGATTacttttgtttggtttggacTCAGGGCCTTCTTGCTGTGTGTTGCCACAGCTAACCAGTAGGCCTAGTTTACATTTGATAGCCAGTGTCTCACAGCAGACCTTTGACATGTTACAGGAGGGACGAAGCCTGACAATCaagctgaggaagaggaagactgaGAAGAAGGTGGAGTGGTCCAGCGACACTGTTGACAATGAGCACCTGGGAAGAAGATCTTCAAAATGTGAGTTCATCTTCCTTATCAGCACatgctgtaatgtaatgtatgtcACACATGCATGGTGAGAATGCACTTTTTATGGTGAAGATAGTGCAAAATATAAGGAAATATAGGCCACAAAACAGGACTCAGGTGTAGCTTGCAACATTGgcaacatttatattttaagttTATATTAAGCAAGCATGGTTCCATTGTGAAGTTCCAAAACTCAGAATAAAGAAAGAATCTCAAATAGAACAGAACAAGTAAAACAGAACTAACATTTACTATGTACAGACAACCTAACCTGTACAGACAATTCAGATATTTGAAATTGTTCTAAAGCAAACGGTGCATACAGTGCATTTTTCCACATATTGTTGTGTGGCAGTtttccctcatcaatctacaatcaataccccataatgacaaagcaaatACTTAAGAAACTTCTTCCATAtaagaattatggaggccactgtgctcctgggaatCTTCAGTGCACCAGAAAGTTTTTTGTAGCCTTCTGCAGATCTGTGCCTCCATGCAATCCTGTCTGTGAGCATTTTCACCTGTGAGACCAGTCCAGTCCACTAAATTTTACCAGCAGTtggactccagtcaaggtgATCCACAGAAAATGATGCTGTAAATTAAAGGAGTGAAAACCGAGCAAAAACATTCCCAGGGTTTGCAGCTGTTGTATGTTGGATTAGGACCACATGAGAAAGTCATTATTATCACAACATTCTTTTTCCTCACAATTTAATTAGTGAATTAGAATTCTAGTAATTTGTTCTGCCTCTTTGTCCTCCTGCTGCACTACTCAAATCAAACAGTGGCTGACGAGCTATTTTTAGCTCGTTTATTTTTAACAAGGTGCGAggctgtatttttttcatgtgttatttattatttttttcaaacaggGCTAGAAGCTTACTGCGAGTCAGTGAAGGCATCATCTGTAGATGTAGATCACCTAGATCAATCCTAATCATGTATGTTGTGTTCCAGGCTGCTGTATTTATGAGAAGCCTCGACAGTTTGGAGAGTCATCCTCTGAAAGCGAGGGAGACGATGATGAAGAAGGGTGTGGCAGTGCTCACTGTATCCTGGGCCACGGCAGGAGAGGCCATGGACAGAGAGGGGCCGGGGGAACCACAGTGCCCCCAAACTCTGGAGGGTCACACACCCACTAATGAGCATTGCAGTCCGATTGTGGGGTCTCAGTGGTTTCCTCTCACCACAACAACGACACATTGCAAAACTGCACTCTTTTTTAGATTAGTTCCATCACTGAGGTACAGGCAGGCCTGGTGCTGCGTTCTAGTCATGAGTCAGAAAGTCCCAGCTGCTGGAGCAGGATTACAGcccctgtgctgctgctctgaaaaacacagagcaacatggATTATTGAAGTTAGCCTAATTGAAAATCCTGCTCTCCTTTCTACAGCTAAAAGCATGCTCAGTATTGTGCCAACTAATATACATAACATGAAATGATAACAATTAGGAGTgattttaaatttcttttttactcAATTGTAAAGGACACATGTTGCAATgagaatagaatttaaaagaccataccagtgttttttttcatgtcttagCCCTTTTACTACAAATCACACACGCTACATATCAGATTTCAGCTGAGCATTTCCCAAAGCATGATGCAGGGTGGTAGATTTTAAAATACTTACCTACTTTCCAGGCAGCCTTTGGTTTCTATTCATTTCACAGTGCTTTGAAACTAAACTTTGATAGTTCGTCACAGTGAGTATcatctttgcttttatttattgctgTTGCAGCCAGTGGTTATTCTCCTCATCCATTAATCTGCTGGCTGTTAACAGAGTAATCATTTCTATGTCTATAAAATGTCGGGACGTAGAGATAAAATTCCATCACACCATATATGACCAGCAGTCTAAAATCCAGTTTACTCTTATACATGACAAAGACAAATCAGATCGTCACACTGCAGAGGTTAGACCCAGTGAATGTTGGTGTTGGTTTATAAAATACTGGTAACCTATTATCAGCATAGTTACAGATTCTGTCAGTCCCCTAACTAACACACTAACTAATCAGTTCAGCTCtattattgatttttgttttttttatttgtcaattAATTTAATAGTTTTCACAGCCTGAACTTGACATCTTGGCCTGTtttgttccaaaaaaaaaaaaaagagagaaaagaaaaaaagaaaagtaaagatACTCTCTTCACAGATGTTCATTGTCTGATTAAATTGGAACATTTTGCTGATTAAACAACTAAATAATaaccaattaattttctgtcagtgcattttatttgcttagttattttatttctatcagCCTGCACTTACATGTGCATTACCACCCATTTGTAACAAAACCTTTCCAACAATTAAAGAAGATACATGAAAATAGAAATGATGGATTATATTAGCTAAGCAGGTTTTAAGCTTCTGCAAGTATGATTTTATACTGCCTGGaaggtcagacaaaacaagatcaTTTAAAATCTTATAAGAGTGCAGTATGCTTTGGAAAACTGTCAGCAGAAGTTATGTAAACTATGTCTGTGATTTGTCATAAATGAGataaaacaactaaaaacacTTTTATGATATACGGTGTATGCTAATGTCACCATAAAAAAGCAACAGAGAATATGGATTAATGATTTATTGAATTAAATTACAAATTCTCTTCCCCTTTCAACAGCTAAAACACGTTCAACTTTGTGCCAACTGATAATTGTAATGTATTAATGTAGGAGCTACAATAGAACTGGACTATTATCAATGGACAGATACCAGTATACTAACCCCTCTACTGCAAATGACATTTCTGAACATAACTGTATTTGCTTCCATTTACAGACATGTGATAGTGCTGAAGAGCTTCAAGAGTCTAACAGTATGGTTTTATTCTGTAGTAAAATGAGTGGAAACCAATGGCTTACAACCTAAAGACATCAAACAGTTGGGAGTGCTTTGGAAAATGGTCCTCAGCAGTAATGTGATGTGTCTGTGATTTGTCATAAATTAGCTAAAACTGACTTTAATGTCTTTAACTATAACGTCACCAAAACCAGAAACCTTTGCTCAGACTCCATGCTTATAATTCCGATTGGAAATGCCATCACTGCACTTTCCCTGGCATGTATATCAGACTCTATGACAGAGGCTTCTCTGGAACGCAGCACACAGTATACTGGGAGCTTTGAGGAGATGGAGATAGAGAGGCCATAAAATGCTGTCTGgctgtgtattttcttttgaCAAAGTGGCAGAGTTAATTGTATATAATACAGCACAtcgctttttatttttttaatttattttccgGTCTTAATTCTAAACTTGCTAATACTTGACATGCAGTCGACCACTGTCTGTGTAGTAACACTTAGAAATTACAAACCAATGTGTGAGAATGAGAACAGAGAGGATTAAAGACTGGACagggatctttttttttttttttttttaacatttagttGAGGAGGCGTTTGATGTTTCTCATTTATAGACCACTTTTAAAGCTGACAGA is a window encoding:
- the ppp1r11 gene encoding E3 ubiquitin-protein ligase PPP1R11, producing the protein MAEVPGTSSETITETVQTNTPPPPQQEGRSLTIKLRKRKTEKKVEWSSDTVDNEHLGRRSSKCCCIYEKPRQFGESSSESEGDDDEEGCGSAHCILGHGRRGHGQRGAGGTTVPPNSGGSHTH